One stretch of Streptomyces sp. MMBL 11-1 DNA includes these proteins:
- a CDS encoding tubulin-like doman-containing protein, whose translation MSPQDDALARSMAELLAGAGPPSAEEVADVLWMARAISRAAPGEESGESRSGRAARYGVETDTGASSGGTDGERVSEGTRSTDRVLPHRPAPAGGDQGQTEGGEGLSSSAPDVPLHPVSTGTTGRSSTENGPLVSGGPGAVVRAPREPALSDSLAIARALRPLKRRVETSGARVLDEAATATATATGEASLLVPAWLPRTERWLSVDLVVDTGPSMVIWHQLAAELRTLLEGQGAFRTVRAWSLESGETEPRLSTFRRATGVRPKRVMPWEQLTDPTGRHLLLLLTDGVGPLWRRDGMRAALRQWSRDRPVAVLQVLPRSLWHRTGLAPMPVLARPAPHGRSTPLFRGGSRVRGTPPAPRSGGWVPVLELDAEWIAPWAQVVSGRAAGWTPLLALPTDGPEADTGALSEAYDTASGELSAAALIERFRGEASQSAFELAGYFAAAPLVMPVMRLVQRVMMPGSRPSHLAEVFLSGLLRRADGTAPAPAPGEDPDLTLYDFSPGVREVLLNTLTRQESLRTLDVVSQVSGRVAQRLGGSLNFRALVPSADARGTWRLPEESLPFARVAATVLAGLDGDHRAAAAALTSQIDAVSSHAASPVAAPPRPVAPRPVPPRPGDEHRATHPSSSSRLLRTPMLFVGLGGTGGLVGAELERKLRVDLCGPDGTALQHIGGLAPYQLPDCLQFVYADFSESDLLRLPQFNVDFSLRAAYARTSRATHNLLPNFDSSPEVTQMLRASLREEVAGWLPPREGEPVVTPLHNGAGQLPTVGRAALFATLRHSLQPVLEPLLQAIDAIAKSAGELSELGGGRVTGCDVFVAFSVAGGTGAGIFLDYLHLINQAFKMRDFNGVKIYPLVVMPSAFPPEAGGGREAELNAARSLVDLFRLVDGQNAPTAGAEIGELDQETGLGIRYPGTTPVRLRTGILPTAFLFSPTAGIRQDDLRRSIVSLVMSLIGTELGDSRSQGRPMAGDDDFQTFAASFINRGVHRSALSPTGIGRQGVSTSLAASMTAPMDQLADLVAGRLLRVAVTELAERPRNLAESEATLLIRQLFVDSGLEELWERKQLPVEDPQPLPRGGKAIEEALNNRLGDMQRLLSELQSIADRQAAAMAARFSPRPAIEKLLRSVGPFLAENLVRGDPGSGMRIPHSGFLGMLADRARPPQPPPDVTDQPPWVPRIKDRIAGISPARWGGDDVQAALRAQDAWYRWRSETAWHEAWRKLHETWQPQADAAGTEIRRLVLALRKHAGHERKSSQQKSMELYAERTGISYLLPPQHSLNHFYEDVVARLIRREELREGDDEAALLLRACGDGGWRSALAQSHRNPEGAVTDVRALLAGRIMRVLTENGGVAESSPLLPSVGLMLAAAAGEPDAAARVSVQALELFDRKLAGLLPVGFTPEGTGRLQVLVTHPRVPAAEEAREYLHRALRLPSDPMVSVQFWGVESDSITVVLVRSEMSLTEVPEARKVLRQWARAQDDEQAHDVLRWRQRLGFEDDWMVSSEEDQRTILHRLLCCMWNGQVDILDGDTASPSRVRLRLFPEKGAGVPGLRLRLRDFPGGISSWSELLRSYERWTVLDDERTVEDYCRMLMSARPLGLGRLGSEPHPLFLELVERVAPDQLGVLEEHRAFGGRRDIDWIQPLYKFWAETLPAALDMEFSDQRAIQPTLRALLEHRGLRGDAPRFPSSPGPARGRTTHDEEGWGPTASGTDERRG comes from the coding sequence ATGAGCCCGCAGGACGACGCTCTGGCACGGAGCATGGCCGAGTTGCTGGCCGGAGCGGGGCCACCGTCGGCAGAGGAGGTCGCGGACGTCCTGTGGATGGCGCGGGCCATCAGCCGCGCCGCACCGGGCGAGGAGAGCGGGGAATCCCGGTCCGGACGTGCGGCCCGGTACGGCGTCGAGACGGATACGGGCGCCTCGTCGGGAGGCACGGACGGAGAGCGGGTCTCCGAAGGCACGCGGTCAACGGACCGGGTGCTGCCCCACCGGCCCGCGCCGGCCGGTGGGGACCAAGGGCAGACCGAGGGGGGCGAAGGGCTCTCCAGCTCCGCGCCCGATGTGCCTCTGCACCCGGTTTCCACGGGCACAACAGGCCGGTCGTCCACCGAGAACGGCCCCCTCGTATCCGGTGGGCCAGGAGCCGTGGTCCGGGCGCCCCGCGAACCCGCGCTCAGCGACTCCCTCGCCATCGCCCGCGCGCTACGGCCGTTGAAGAGACGGGTGGAGACCTCCGGGGCCAGGGTCCTCGACGAGGCGGCCACCGCCACGGCCACGGCCACGGGTGAGGCGTCCCTGCTGGTGCCCGCCTGGCTCCCCCGCACCGAGCGATGGCTCTCGGTCGACCTGGTCGTGGACACCGGCCCGTCCATGGTGATCTGGCATCAGCTGGCGGCGGAGTTACGCACCCTGCTCGAAGGGCAGGGTGCGTTCCGCACGGTCCGCGCCTGGTCGTTGGAGAGCGGTGAGACCGAGCCACGCCTCTCCACGTTCCGTCGCGCGACAGGCGTGCGGCCCAAGCGGGTCATGCCGTGGGAGCAGCTGACCGATCCGACCGGCCGGCACCTCCTGCTGCTCCTGACCGACGGCGTGGGCCCTTTGTGGCGCCGTGACGGGATGAGAGCGGCCCTGCGGCAGTGGTCCCGCGACCGGCCGGTCGCGGTGCTCCAGGTGTTGCCGCGCTCCCTGTGGCACCGCACCGGCCTGGCGCCGATGCCGGTGCTCGCCCGGCCGGCGCCCCATGGGCGGAGCACTCCGCTGTTCCGCGGCGGGAGCAGGGTACGGGGTACGCCGCCGGCGCCCCGGAGCGGCGGCTGGGTGCCGGTGCTGGAACTGGATGCCGAGTGGATCGCACCGTGGGCTCAGGTGGTGTCGGGACGCGCGGCGGGCTGGACGCCTCTGCTCGCCCTGCCCACCGACGGCCCGGAGGCGGACACCGGTGCCCTGTCCGAGGCGTACGACACCGCCTCCGGCGAGCTGTCCGCGGCGGCGCTCATCGAGCGATTCCGCGGCGAAGCCTCTCAGAGCGCCTTCGAGCTGGCCGGCTACTTCGCGGCCGCTCCGCTGGTCATGCCGGTCATGCGGCTGGTCCAGCGGGTCATGATGCCGGGCTCCAGACCGTCGCATCTCGCCGAGGTCTTCCTGTCCGGACTGCTGCGCCGAGCCGATGGCACGGCCCCGGCCCCGGCCCCGGGCGAGGACCCGGACCTGACGCTGTATGACTTCTCGCCCGGAGTTCGCGAGGTCCTGCTGAACACGCTGACCCGGCAGGAGTCCCTCCGCACGCTGGACGTGGTGAGCCAGGTGTCGGGAAGAGTCGCCCAGCGTCTGGGAGGCAGTCTCAACTTCCGGGCCCTGGTCCCGTCGGCCGACGCGCGCGGCACCTGGCGCCTCCCGGAGGAGAGTCTGCCGTTCGCCCGGGTCGCCGCCACCGTCCTCGCGGGGCTGGACGGCGACCATCGGGCGGCGGCGGCAGCGCTGACCAGCCAGATCGACGCTGTCTCATCCCACGCCGCCTCACCCGTCGCCGCCCCGCCCCGCCCGGTGGCTCCCCGTCCCGTGCCTCCCCGTCCCGGGGACGAGCATCGCGCGACACACCCTTCGTCCTCCAGCAGGCTCCTGCGTACGCCGATGCTCTTCGTCGGGCTGGGCGGGACCGGCGGCCTCGTCGGCGCCGAACTGGAACGCAAACTGCGCGTGGACCTGTGCGGGCCCGACGGCACCGCCCTCCAGCACATCGGCGGCCTCGCCCCCTACCAGCTGCCCGACTGCCTGCAGTTCGTGTACGCGGACTTCAGCGAGTCCGACCTGCTCCGGCTGCCCCAGTTCAACGTGGACTTCTCGCTGCGCGCGGCGTACGCCCGCACCTCGCGGGCCACCCACAACCTCCTGCCGAACTTCGACAGTTCGCCGGAGGTGACGCAGATGCTCCGGGCGAGCCTGCGCGAGGAGGTCGCGGGCTGGCTGCCCCCGCGCGAGGGCGAGCCGGTCGTCACGCCGCTGCACAACGGCGCGGGCCAGCTCCCCACGGTGGGCCGCGCCGCGCTCTTCGCCACGCTGCGGCACTCCCTCCAGCCGGTCCTGGAACCCCTCCTCCAGGCCATCGACGCCATCGCCAAGTCCGCGGGCGAGCTGAGCGAACTGGGCGGCGGCCGGGTCACCGGCTGCGATGTCTTCGTCGCGTTCTCCGTCGCCGGCGGCACCGGCGCCGGGATCTTCCTGGACTATCTCCACCTGATCAACCAGGCGTTCAAGATGCGCGACTTCAACGGCGTGAAGATCTACCCCCTGGTCGTCATGCCGTCCGCCTTCCCTCCCGAAGCGGGTGGCGGGCGCGAGGCGGAGCTGAACGCCGCCCGCTCGCTCGTCGACCTGTTCCGGCTGGTCGACGGCCAGAACGCGCCGACCGCCGGCGCGGAGATCGGCGAACTCGACCAGGAGACCGGCCTCGGCATCCGCTACCCGGGCACCACCCCGGTCCGGCTGCGCACCGGGATCCTGCCGACCGCGTTCCTCTTCAGCCCGACCGCGGGCATCCGCCAGGACGACCTGCGCCGCTCCATCGTGTCGCTGGTGATGTCGCTGATCGGCACCGAACTGGGCGACAGCCGCTCCCAGGGCCGGCCCATGGCCGGCGACGACGACTTCCAGACCTTCGCCGCGAGCTTCATCAACCGGGGCGTGCACCGCAGCGCCCTCTCCCCCACCGGCATCGGCCGGCAAGGGGTCTCCACCAGCCTGGCCGCCTCGATGACCGCGCCGATGGACCAGCTGGCCGACCTGGTGGCCGGACGGCTGCTGCGGGTCGCGGTCACCGAACTGGCGGAGCGCCCGCGCAACCTGGCGGAGAGCGAAGCCACGCTGCTGATCCGGCAGCTCTTCGTCGATTCCGGGCTCGAAGAGCTGTGGGAGCGCAAGCAGTTGCCCGTCGAGGACCCGCAGCCGCTGCCGCGCGGCGGCAAGGCGATCGAGGAGGCGCTCAACAACCGGCTCGGGGACATGCAGCGCCTGCTGTCCGAGCTCCAGTCCATCGCCGACCGGCAGGCCGCCGCGATGGCCGCCCGGTTCAGCCCGCGCCCGGCGATCGAGAAGCTCCTCCGGAGCGTCGGCCCGTTCCTCGCCGAGAACCTGGTCAGAGGCGACCCCGGCAGCGGTATGCGCATCCCGCACTCCGGCTTCCTGGGAATGCTTGCCGACCGCGCCCGCCCTCCCCAGCCTCCCCCGGACGTCACCGACCAGCCCCCCTGGGTCCCCCGGATCAAGGACCGCATCGCGGGCATCTCCCCGGCCCGGTGGGGCGGCGACGACGTCCAGGCCGCCCTCCGGGCCCAGGACGCCTGGTACCGCTGGCGCAGCGAGACCGCCTGGCACGAGGCGTGGAGGAAGCTGCACGAGACGTGGCAGCCGCAGGCGGACGCGGCGGGAACCGAGATCCGGCGCTTGGTGCTCGCCTTGCGCAAACACGCCGGCCATGAGCGCAAGTCCTCCCAGCAGAAGAGCATGGAGCTGTACGCGGAGCGCACCGGCATCTCCTACCTCCTGCCGCCGCAGCACAGCCTCAACCACTTCTACGAGGACGTCGTGGCCCGGCTGATCCGGCGGGAGGAGTTGCGTGAGGGCGACGACGAGGCGGCGTTGCTGCTCAGGGCGTGCGGCGATGGCGGCTGGCGGAGCGCCCTCGCGCAGAGTCACCGCAACCCCGAGGGCGCCGTCACCGATGTCCGGGCCCTCCTGGCGGGGCGGATCATGCGGGTACTCACCGAGAACGGCGGAGTCGCCGAGAGCTCTCCGCTGCTGCCGTCCGTGGGCTTGATGCTGGCCGCGGCGGCGGGCGAACCGGACGCTGCCGCGCGGGTGAGCGTGCAGGCGCTCGAACTGTTCGACCGCAAGCTGGCCGGTCTGTTGCCGGTCGGTTTCACCCCGGAGGGCACCGGACGGCTCCAGGTCCTGGTCACCCACCCGCGGGTCCCGGCGGCGGAGGAAGCACGGGAGTACCTCCACAGGGCGCTACGGCTGCCGTCCGACCCCATGGTGTCCGTGCAGTTTTGGGGCGTGGAGAGCGACTCGATCACCGTGGTCCTCGTCCGCAGCGAGATGAGCCTCACCGAGGTGCCCGAGGCCCGCAAGGTGCTGCGCCAGTGGGCCAGGGCCCAGGACGACGAACAGGCCCACGACGTGCTGCGCTGGCGCCAGCGCCTCGGTTTCGAGGACGACTGGATGGTGAGCAGCGAGGAGGACCAGCGCACGATCCTGCACCGGCTGCTGTGCTGCATGTGGAACGGCCAGGTCGACATCCTGGACGGCGACACCGCCTCACCCTCCCGGGTGCGGCTGCGGCTGTTCCCGGAGAAGGGGGCGGGCGTCCCGGGCCTACGGCTGCGGCTCCGGGACTTCCCCGGCGGTATCTCCAGCTGGTCGGAGCTGCTGCGCTCCTACGAACGCTGGACCGTGCTGGACGACGAACGGACCGTCGAGGACTACTGCCGCATGCTCATGTCGGCCCGCCCACTCGGCCTCGGGCGGCTCGGCTCCGAACCACACCCGCTCTTCCTCGAATTGGTGGAGCGCGTCGCCCCGGACCAGCTGGGGGTCCTGGAGGAGCACCGGGCATTCGGCGGCCGGCGCGATATCGACTGGATCCAGCCGCTGTATAAGTTCTGGGCGGAGACCCTGCCCGCCGCACTGGACATGGAGTTCAGCGACCAGAGAGCGATCCAGCCCACGCTGCGCGCCCTGCTGGAACACCGGGGCCTACGCGGCGACGCCCCGAGGTTCCCCTCCTCGCCCGGCCCGGCGCGCGGACGTACCACGCATGACGAGGAGGGTTGGGGCCCGACCGCCTCGGGCACCGACGAACGGCGCGGCTGA
- a CDS encoding metal-dependent hydrolase, with product MSNTQPAAVASERTPLKARKVSFAWEETPLHWVPGDPFTTHTINVLHLLLPAGERWFIHVYRQILPYIHDDRLREDVIGFIGQEAVHAQAHDDVLPRLRELGLDPTPYTAQVDWFFEKLLGDRTLPPGRASKWWLMERVAMIAAIEHYTAFLGDWILNADALDRRGADPTMLDLLRWHGAEEVEHRSVAFDVFTHVDGGYRRRVRTWAAAFSALVFLWQRGIRFFMENDPTLLGGKASLKAFHARGKQGTLPGTGAILRSVPGYLSRSYHPSGSGSTAQAVGYLARSPAALAAETAATEGA from the coding sequence ATGTCTAACACGCAGCCAGCGGCGGTCGCGTCGGAGCGGACGCCGCTCAAGGCCCGCAAGGTCTCCTTCGCCTGGGAGGAGACTCCCCTGCACTGGGTGCCGGGCGACCCGTTCACCACGCACACCATCAACGTGCTCCACCTGCTGCTCCCGGCCGGGGAGCGGTGGTTCATCCACGTCTACCGGCAGATACTCCCGTACATACACGACGACCGACTGCGCGAGGACGTCATCGGGTTCATCGGGCAGGAGGCCGTGCACGCGCAGGCACACGACGATGTGCTGCCGCGCCTGCGGGAGTTGGGCCTCGACCCGACCCCGTACACCGCGCAGGTCGACTGGTTCTTCGAGAAGCTGCTCGGGGACCGGACGCTGCCGCCGGGGCGGGCCTCGAAGTGGTGGCTGATGGAGCGGGTGGCGATGATCGCGGCGATCGAGCACTACACCGCGTTCCTCGGCGACTGGATCCTCAACGCCGACGCCCTGGACCGCCGGGGCGCGGATCCGACGATGCTCGATCTGCTGCGCTGGCACGGGGCGGAGGAGGTCGAGCACCGGTCGGTCGCCTTCGACGTCTTCACGCACGTGGACGGCGGCTACCGGCGGCGGGTGCGCACCTGGGCTGCGGCGTTCTCCGCGCTGGTGTTCCTCTGGCAGCGCGGCATCCGCTTCTTCATGGAGAACGACCCCACACTGCTGGGCGGCAAGGCCTCCCTCAAGGCGTTCCACGCGAGGGGGAAGCAGGGCACGCTGCCCGGCACCGGTGCGATCCTGCGGTCCGTGCCGGGCTATCTCAGCCGGTCGTACCACCCGTCGGGATCGGGCAGTACGGCCCAGGCCGTGGGCTACCTCGCCCGCTCCCCCGCCGCGCTCGCCGCGGAGACCGCCGCGACGGAAGGGGCCTGA
- a CDS encoding PDR/VanB family oxidoreductase, which translates to MALLRPRTVVLVSGAALLARRALRRRIARSPLWPLPALPEPISGHAKRRTTSARRLLITGRTVVADGVVQLRLEGAGLPRWEPGAHLELVLPSGLVRPYSLCGDPEDTGAYTVAARLVEDGRGGSREVHEQLRVGREIEVRGPRNRFPLTEAGSYVFVVGGIGITPVLPMLRVLAASGADWRLLYGGRSRGSLPFLDEIEWLGADAGRVTVVAQDEAGHPDVAAALTGLAPGTAVYCCGPGPLMDAVAAALPAGHPLHLERFSAATGEAAGPGSGAFEVELRRTGRTVPVAAGQSVLAAVRAAAPQVAYSCEQGFCGTCQQRVLEGEIDHRDDLLTDDERADSMLICVSRCRGGRLVLDL; encoded by the coding sequence ATGGCGCTGCTCCGTCCGCGTACCGTCGTGCTCGTCTCCGGTGCCGCCCTGCTCGCCCGGCGCGCCCTGAGACGCCGGATCGCCCGGTCCCCGCTGTGGCCGCTGCCCGCGCTGCCCGAGCCGATATCGGGCCACGCGAAGCGCCGTACGACCTCGGCCCGCCGACTGCTGATCACCGGGCGGACCGTGGTCGCCGACGGGGTCGTCCAGCTCCGGCTGGAGGGGGCCGGCCTGCCGCGGTGGGAGCCGGGGGCCCATCTGGAGCTGGTGCTGCCGTCCGGTCTGGTGCGGCCGTACTCGCTGTGCGGTGACCCGGAGGACACCGGTGCGTACACGGTGGCGGCCCGGCTGGTGGAGGACGGCAGGGGCGGTTCGCGGGAGGTGCACGAACAGCTCCGGGTGGGCCGGGAGATCGAGGTGCGCGGGCCGCGCAACCGCTTCCCGCTGACCGAGGCGGGGAGTTACGTCTTCGTCGTGGGCGGCATCGGGATCACCCCGGTCCTGCCGATGCTGCGGGTGCTGGCCGCGTCGGGGGCCGACTGGCGGCTGCTGTACGGGGGCAGGTCACGGGGGTCGCTGCCGTTCCTGGACGAGATCGAGTGGCTCGGCGCGGACGCGGGCCGGGTCACGGTCGTCGCCCAGGACGAGGCGGGCCACCCGGACGTCGCGGCGGCGCTGACCGGTCTCGCCCCGGGCACGGCGGTCTACTGCTGCGGCCCCGGGCCGCTGATGGACGCGGTCGCCGCCGCGCTCCCGGCGGGGCACCCCCTGCATCTGGAGCGGTTCTCGGCCGCGACGGGGGAAGCGGCGGGGCCCGGTTCCGGGGCGTTCGAGGTGGAGTTGCGGCGCACCGGGCGCACCGTGCCGGTCGCGGCCGGGCAGTCGGTGCTCGCCGCTGTCCGCGCGGCGGCGCCCCAGGTCGCGTACTCCTGCGAGCAGGGGTTCTGCGGGACCTGTCAACAGCGGGTCCTGGAGGGCGAGATCGATCACCGGGACGATCTGCTGACCGACGACGAGCGGGCCGACTCGATGCTGATCTGCGTCTCGCGCTGCCGCGGCGGGCGTCTCGTTCTGGACCTGTAG
- a CDS encoding TetR/AcrR family transcriptional regulator, which translates to MTTGVRRRMGVDERRQQLIGVALDLFSRRSPDEVSIDEIAAAAGISRPLVYHYFPGKQSLYEAALRRAADELAARFLEPLEGPLGARLLRVMGRFFDFVDEHGPGFSALMRGGPAVGSSTANAMIDGVRQAAYEQIITHLGVAEPPARLELVVRSWVSLAESTALIWLDGRRIPRAELETQLVHDFAALAAVSAAHDQEMAGIVLRVLSQEPPDGPFGQLLARLSTFLPDVSAVPAQRLPR; encoded by the coding sequence ATGACGACCGGGGTGCGACGCAGGATGGGCGTCGACGAGCGCAGACAGCAACTGATCGGCGTCGCACTGGACTTGTTCAGCCGCCGCTCGCCCGATGAGGTGTCGATCGACGAGATCGCTGCCGCCGCGGGCATCTCCCGTCCGCTGGTGTACCACTACTTCCCCGGGAAGCAGAGCCTGTACGAGGCGGCGCTGCGGCGGGCCGCGGACGAGCTGGCGGCCCGCTTCCTGGAGCCGCTCGAAGGGCCCTTGGGTGCGCGGCTGCTGCGGGTGATGGGGCGGTTCTTCGATTTCGTCGACGAGCACGGCCCCGGCTTCTCGGCGCTGATGCGGGGCGGGCCCGCGGTCGGTTCCTCGACGGCGAACGCCATGATCGACGGGGTGCGGCAGGCCGCGTACGAACAGATCATCACGCACCTCGGGGTGGCCGAACCGCCGGCCCGGCTGGAGCTGGTGGTCCGCTCCTGGGTCTCGCTCGCCGAGTCGACGGCGCTGATCTGGCTGGACGGGCGGCGCATCCCGCGCGCCGAGCTGGAGACGCAGCTGGTGCACGACTTCGCCGCGCTCGCGGCGGTCAGTGCCGCCCACGACCAGGAGATGGCGGGCATCGTGCTGCGGGTGCTGTCCCAGGAGCCGCCGGACGGCCCGTTCGGGCAACTGCTGGCCCGGCTCTCCACGTTCCTCCCGGACGTGTCCGCCGTG